A region of Ammoniphilus sp. CFH 90114 DNA encodes the following proteins:
- a CDS encoding molybdenum cofactor biosynthesis protein MoaE — MKNFAITRDQIEIQPLIDLVSHPNAGAICTFIGTVREMTKGLKTLYLEYQAYEEMAEKKLKQIGDEITAMHPEARVAIVHRIGHLDISEVAVAIAVSSPHRDASFEACRYAIERIKEIVPIWKKENWEDGQSWIGDQKEKVAYPTGKPEIKEES; from the coding sequence GTGAAAAACTTCGCTATCACTCGTGATCAAATCGAGATTCAACCGCTTATTGATCTTGTCTCACATCCAAATGCAGGAGCGATTTGCACGTTTATCGGTACAGTAAGGGAAATGACGAAAGGGCTTAAGACGCTTTATCTCGAATATCAAGCGTATGAAGAGATGGCTGAGAAAAAGCTAAAGCAAATCGGCGATGAGATTACAGCCATGCATCCAGAAGCCCGCGTAGCGATTGTTCATCGAATTGGACATCTTGACATTTCTGAAGTAGCCGTAGCGATTGCCGTCTCTAGTCCGCACCGTGATGCTTCATTTGAAGCTTGTCGGTACGCGATTGAACGTATTAAGGAAATTGTCCCCATCTGGAAAAAAGAAAATTGGGAAGATGGACAGAGCTGGATTGGAGATCAGAAAGAAAAGGTGGCTTATCCAACAGGGAAGCCTGAGATAAAGGAGGAAAGCTGA
- the moaD gene encoding molybdopterin converting factor subunit 1 — protein sequence MIRVLLFAGLAEVAGASEIHLEVGQGPLSIETVREKLSLRYPAMADLLGKSMAAINQEYANASDLIRETDEVAFIPPVSGG from the coding sequence ATGATTCGTGTTCTACTGTTTGCAGGGTTAGCGGAAGTAGCTGGAGCGTCCGAGATTCATTTAGAAGTAGGACAGGGCCCATTATCCATAGAAACGGTAAGAGAAAAGTTATCCTTACGATATCCGGCTATGGCAGACTTACTCGGGAAGAGTATGGCAGCTATTAACCAAGAGTATGCTAATGCCTCAGATCTTATCCGTGAAACAGATGAGGTAGCGTTTATTCCTCCAGTAAGCGGAGGGTAG
- a CDS encoding MFS transporter yields MELWKRNLVVLCLAQFLVMAGMSLVIPFLPLYLQQEMGIVDEKALHLWTGVIFGANFLSAFLFSPIWGKLADRHGRKIMLIRSGFGMAIVVACMGLATSPIHLLILRFLNGTISGFIPASIALVSTNTPKERSGYALGTLQAAAVGGSVCGPLLGGLLAHSMGYRSIFFVMGILLFVAAVMVTCLVTEINKPDKKKVEETGYIEDFKVIFKTKPLPALFASGFLIQIAMLGTTPFITSYVQELWKSQEMLALLAGAAISITGLATMIFSPFLGKWGDRIGSQYILFYALVGAGLFLIPHAFVVSLWQLFLCRFLLGMCIGGMLPSVNALIRHYAPKNMESRTYGYSNMCIFLGNMLGPLLGGWLSGWIGLQGVFLFAASLILFNAFWVKVQLLGHQEERKSREKAI; encoded by the coding sequence GTGGAACTTTGGAAAAGAAATTTAGTGGTACTATGTCTCGCCCAGTTTTTAGTCATGGCTGGCATGAGTTTAGTCATTCCTTTTTTACCACTTTATTTACAGCAAGAAATGGGAATCGTCGATGAGAAGGCACTACACCTTTGGACGGGTGTTATTTTTGGTGCGAACTTCTTATCGGCGTTTTTGTTTTCACCCATCTGGGGGAAATTAGCTGATCGTCATGGAAGAAAAATTATGCTCATTCGCAGTGGGTTTGGAATGGCGATTGTGGTTGCTTGTATGGGCCTTGCCACCTCACCGATCCATTTACTCATACTTCGCTTTTTGAATGGAACCATATCAGGGTTTATACCGGCATCCATTGCCTTGGTCTCAACCAATACCCCAAAGGAGAGATCTGGATATGCACTAGGAACGCTCCAAGCGGCGGCGGTAGGTGGTTCCGTCTGCGGTCCGCTTCTTGGCGGGTTGTTAGCCCATTCCATGGGTTATAGAAGCATCTTCTTCGTTATGGGGATATTATTGTTTGTTGCAGCGGTGATGGTTACGTGCTTGGTAACGGAGATTAATAAACCTGATAAGAAAAAGGTAGAAGAAACAGGCTACATAGAGGACTTTAAGGTGATCTTCAAAACGAAACCACTTCCTGCTCTCTTTGCCTCAGGATTTTTAATCCAAATTGCGATGCTAGGAACTACTCCTTTTATCACTAGTTACGTTCAAGAGCTATGGAAAAGCCAAGAGATGCTGGCTTTGCTAGCCGGTGCCGCCATCTCCATTACAGGACTCGCTACTATGATTTTTTCTCCTTTTTTAGGAAAATGGGGGGATCGCATTGGTTCCCAATATATCCTGTTTTACGCTTTAGTAGGTGCAGGTTTGTTCTTGATTCCTCATGCTTTTGTTGTATCGTTGTGGCAATTGTTCCTGTGTCGCTTCTTACTAGGAATGTGTATTGGTGGGATGTTGCCAAGCGTCAATGCTCTAATACGCCATTATGCTCCCAAGAATATGGAAAGCAGAACTTACGGTTACAGCAATATGTGTATATTTCTAGGTAATATGCTAGGTCCACTGCTAGGAGGCTGGCTATCCGGTTGGATTGGGTTACAAGGAGTATTTCTATTCGCAGCCTCTTTAATACTATTTAATGCCTTTTGGGTCAAAGTTCAATTGTTGGGCCATCAAGAAGAGAGAAAATCAAGAGAAAAAGCGATTTAG
- a CDS encoding MgtC/SapB family protein yields MYLLETSVLIKLGASIVFGMVIGLERELRKKPLGLKTSLVICVSSCLLTIVSIESAERYAEAAIRPMDPLRLAAQIVSGIGFLGAGVILRKQNDIIVGLTTAAMIWAACGLGIATGAGFYLEAFVGLCLIIISVELLPIIIKLVGPASLSDKEIKMDLTVSRADNRVVDILNEIKARDIKIKHVRITDIRTDSGKEGTHQVQLVIMVHEDRFTAEIYHEMKQIDFILSVQIENLSPSRR; encoded by the coding sequence ATGTACCTATTAGAGACTTCGGTGCTAATTAAATTAGGAGCATCTATCGTCTTTGGCATGGTCATAGGTCTAGAGAGAGAACTTCGAAAGAAGCCTCTAGGCTTAAAAACATCCCTCGTAATCTGTGTAAGCAGTTGTTTACTAACCATTGTAAGTATAGAGTCAGCAGAACGATACGCTGAAGCTGCCATACGCCCAATGGATCCTCTACGTTTAGCAGCTCAGATTGTGTCAGGGATTGGATTTCTAGGTGCTGGAGTTATCTTAAGAAAACAAAATGATATCATCGTAGGTCTAACCACTGCTGCGATGATATGGGCTGCATGCGGACTAGGTATTGCCACTGGGGCCGGATTTTACTTGGAAGCTTTTGTGGGGCTTTGTTTGATTATTATCAGTGTTGAACTATTACCCATTATCATTAAGCTGGTTGGACCTGCTTCCCTAAGCGACAAAGAGATTAAGATGGACTTGACTGTAAGCAGGGCTGATAACCGCGTCGTTGACATCCTAAATGAAATTAAAGCTAGAGACATTAAAATTAAACATGTCCGTATTACGGATATTCGAACCGATTCCGGTAAAGAAGGGACCCATCAGGTTCAATTAGTCATAATGGTACATGAAGACCGCTTTACAGCAGAAATTTATCACGAAATGAAGCAAATTGATTTCATCCTTAGTGTACAGATTGAAAACCTCTCTCCTTCACGAAGATAA
- the cimA gene encoding citramalate synthase, whose translation MDQVILYDTTLRDGTQGEGISLSVDDKLKIAIRLDQFGVRYIEGGWPGSNPKDMEFFEKAKQLSLTQAKITAFGSTRRQGVTAEQDENLCKLIESGVSVATIFGKTWDFHVTHALQTTLEENLSMIYDSVKFLKSKGLEVIFDAEHFFDGYKHNSDYAIEALKSAEAAGADWLVLCDTNGGTLPHELEEVVRTVKRAVTTPIGVHCHNDSECAVANSLAAVRAGARQVQGTINGYGERCGNANLISIIPNLQLKLGYSCVKEDQLKQLTNLSRYVHEIANVVPPNTQPFTGVSAFAHKGGMHVSAILKSPETYEHLQPEQVGNHRRVLVSELSGQSNLLFKAQELNIDLSKSDPATKSLIHKIKDREHAGYQYEGADASFELLLKEGLGELFEPFALESFKILVDKSADSAIHTEAIVKIRIQDELVHTAGDGNGPVNALDNALRKALEGYYPAIKNMHLADYKVRVLDEGGATAAKVRVLMESSDGKEKWNTVGVSANIIEASWQALLDSIRYFLQDKERPEIVVKEEERVGIVNH comes from the coding sequence TTGGATCAGGTAATACTCTATGATACAACCTTACGAGATGGGACGCAGGGTGAAGGCATTAGTCTATCCGTTGACGATAAATTGAAGATTGCTATCCGATTGGATCAGTTTGGAGTCCGTTATATTGAGGGAGGATGGCCTGGAAGCAATCCCAAGGACATGGAATTTTTCGAGAAAGCGAAACAGCTTTCTTTAACTCAGGCTAAGATTACGGCTTTCGGCAGCACGAGACGTCAAGGGGTGACAGCAGAGCAGGATGAAAATTTGTGCAAGCTTATTGAAAGTGGCGTTTCAGTAGCTACAATCTTCGGTAAAACATGGGATTTTCATGTCACCCATGCTTTGCAGACAACCTTGGAAGAAAACTTATCCATGATCTATGATTCAGTTAAATTTCTGAAATCAAAGGGTCTCGAGGTTATCTTTGACGCCGAGCATTTTTTTGATGGATACAAGCATAATTCAGATTACGCTATTGAAGCCCTGAAGAGTGCGGAAGCGGCTGGTGCAGATTGGCTTGTCTTATGTGATACCAATGGGGGAACATTGCCGCATGAGTTAGAAGAGGTCGTTCGTACGGTAAAACGAGCCGTGACAACCCCTATTGGAGTGCATTGCCATAATGATTCAGAATGTGCCGTCGCCAATTCTTTGGCTGCTGTACGCGCAGGTGCAAGACAAGTGCAAGGGACGATTAATGGATATGGGGAACGATGTGGGAATGCCAACCTGATCTCTATCATTCCTAACCTACAACTTAAATTAGGGTACTCCTGTGTAAAGGAAGACCAATTGAAGCAGCTTACGAACTTATCGCGTTATGTACATGAGATCGCTAACGTTGTACCGCCTAATACACAGCCGTTTACAGGCGTAAGTGCTTTTGCCCATAAGGGTGGAATGCATGTCAGCGCTATCCTTAAGTCGCCTGAAACCTACGAGCATCTTCAACCTGAACAGGTAGGAAACCACAGGAGAGTATTAGTATCCGAGTTGTCTGGACAAAGCAATTTATTATTCAAGGCTCAGGAGCTTAATATTGATTTAAGTAAGTCTGATCCTGCAACGAAGTCTCTCATTCATAAGATCAAGGATAGGGAACATGCTGGATATCAGTATGAAGGAGCAGATGCTTCTTTTGAATTATTGCTTAAAGAAGGCTTGGGTGAACTATTTGAACCCTTCGCTCTAGAGTCCTTTAAAATATTAGTGGATAAATCAGCTGATTCAGCCATCCATACAGAAGCCATTGTAAAGATTCGGATCCAGGACGAGTTAGTGCATACGGCAGGAGACGGAAACGGACCTGTTAATGCATTGGATAACGCGCTGCGTAAGGCATTGGAAGGTTATTATCCAGCAATCAAAAATATGCATCTTGCCGACTATAAGGTGCGGGTTCTCGACGAAGGTGGAGCTACTGCGGCAAAGGTTCGAGTGCTCATGGAGTCTTCGGATGGTAAGGAGAAATGGAATACTGTCGGGGTTTCAGCCAATATCATCGAAGCGAGCTGGCAAGCTCTACTGGATAGTATTCGATATTTCCTTCAAGATAAAGAAAGACCAGAGATTGTTGTAAAAGAAGAAGAGCGGGTGGGTATTGTAAACCATTAG
- a CDS encoding DEAD/DEAH box helicase — protein sequence MKGFAKFGLKREILEGISDLYFTEPTPIQERAIPLALEGKDLIGQAQTGTGKTAAFVIPMLQKLQENSHDIQGLILTPTRELAIQIAEDVADLAKHLEVNVLCLHGGRDIQAQINKLQDRVHIVVGTPGRILDHLRRGTLHFGRIKMLVLDEADKMLEMGFQEDVETIIQQTPEKKQTLLFSATMPDRVRLLAHRFMFQPPHIKVEMKQATAEKTKQYYYVVNQSEKVEALQSLLKDLNPYLAIIFVNTQDRVEFITEQLQQAGYEAAALHGGLSQNKREQLMENFRKVKFQYMVCTDIAARGVDVEGVTHVFNFDLPSDPESYIHRVGRTGRAGQEGTAITFVSPRQKSIMKKIETSIKQKIEERLLSGTKGFAEIPGKERRKPRPENKRTGRTPKDHLPKEKHPEKAENQTRPAQDKKKVKPGYKKKAVLEKQRQESQEKRKRIQQSINEQIKKKKRKEAREVRER from the coding sequence ATGAAAGGATTTGCAAAGTTCGGATTAAAACGAGAAATACTAGAGGGCATTTCTGACCTCTATTTCACAGAACCGACTCCCATTCAGGAGCGAGCGATTCCCCTTGCCTTAGAAGGCAAGGATCTTATTGGTCAAGCGCAGACTGGGACTGGGAAGACAGCAGCATTTGTTATCCCTATGCTTCAGAAGCTACAAGAAAACAGTCATGATATACAAGGTCTCATCCTTACGCCTACTCGAGAATTAGCCATTCAAATTGCTGAAGATGTAGCTGATTTAGCTAAGCACTTGGAGGTGAATGTCCTTTGCCTGCATGGGGGAAGAGATATTCAGGCGCAGATTAATAAGTTACAAGACAGAGTACATATCGTTGTCGGAACCCCTGGACGGATCCTGGATCACTTGAGAAGGGGCACGTTGCATTTTGGAAGGATCAAGATGCTTGTCCTAGATGAAGCAGATAAAATGCTTGAAATGGGATTTCAGGAAGACGTGGAGACCATCATCCAACAAACACCTGAGAAGAAGCAAACTCTTTTATTTTCCGCTACGATGCCGGACCGAGTGCGACTGCTTGCTCACCGTTTTATGTTCCAGCCACCACACATTAAAGTGGAGATGAAACAAGCTACAGCGGAAAAAACAAAACAATATTATTATGTGGTGAACCAGAGTGAGAAAGTGGAAGCTCTTCAATCTTTATTAAAAGACCTGAATCCATATTTAGCCATTATTTTTGTGAATACTCAGGACCGTGTTGAGTTTATTACCGAGCAGCTGCAACAAGCCGGTTATGAGGCGGCAGCTTTGCATGGCGGATTATCTCAAAATAAAAGAGAACAGCTGATGGAGAACTTCCGTAAGGTTAAATTCCAATATATGGTATGTACAGACATTGCAGCACGTGGCGTGGATGTTGAAGGTGTTACCCATGTATTTAATTTCGACTTGCCATCTGATCCCGAAAGCTATATCCACCGTGTAGGGCGAACAGGCAGAGCAGGACAGGAAGGAACAGCGATTACCTTTGTATCTCCTCGTCAAAAGTCGATTATGAAAAAGATTGAAACTTCGATTAAGCAAAAGATTGAAGAACGTTTGCTTAGTGGAACAAAAGGCTTTGCAGAAATCCCAGGAAAAGAAAGAAGAAAGCCAAGGCCAGAAAATAAACGAACAGGACGAACTCCTAAGGATCATTTACCAAAAGAAAAGCATCCGGAAAAAGCAGAGAATCAAACAAGGCCAGCTCAGGATAAGAAAAAGGTGAAGCCGGGTTATAAGAAAAAAGCCGTCCTTGAGAAGCAACGTCAAGAAAGTCAGGAGAAACGCAAACGAATTCAGCAATCGATTAATGAACAGATTAAGAAGAAGAAGCGAAAAGAAGCAAGAGAAGTGCGAGAGAGATAA
- a CDS encoding RsmF rRNA methyltransferase first C-terminal domain-containing protein — MMKRIPIEFEKRMKSLLIDEFDSFIESYNQPAHQGLRINTLKTQVEEFLRRSPFSLEPVPWCPTGFYYSEQDRPGKHPYHAAGVYYIQEPSAMSVVEFLQPVPGENILDLCAAPGGKSTQIAAYLQGNGFLVSNEIHPSRSKALSENIERCGIKNALVTNETPERLAARFPTFFDRILVDAPCSGEGMFRKLEEACDDWSNEKVAHCAFMQEEILDAAALMLKPGGVMVYSTCTFSPEENEKKMVQFLEKHPSFVLEQLPPHHGMVEGRSDWGEGPEELGKTLRLWPHRLRGEGHYVARLRKAEGQEHMPGKIRQPKVDKQAIKSFEEFQTSYLTSEIVQHDGFLQFGEQLYLHPLGMPSIDKLKVVRPGWHLGTVKKGRFEPSHALALGLQKEQARLTHTFHPTDMDLLRYLRGESIMIYTEQKGWTLVCVEEFPIGWGKISNGQLKNHYPKGLRWV; from the coding sequence ATCATGAAACGTATACCAATAGAATTTGAAAAGAGAATGAAAAGTTTACTTATTGATGAGTTTGATTCGTTTATAGAGTCTTACAACCAACCTGCCCACCAAGGGCTGCGCATCAATACATTAAAGACACAGGTAGAAGAATTTCTTAGGAGGTCTCCGTTTTCTTTAGAACCTGTTCCTTGGTGTCCTACGGGCTTTTATTATTCGGAACAGGATCGACCGGGAAAACATCCCTACCATGCCGCAGGTGTCTACTATATTCAGGAACCTAGTGCCATGTCTGTAGTTGAATTTCTTCAACCTGTACCTGGGGAGAATATCCTTGACTTGTGCGCGGCTCCTGGAGGAAAATCTACGCAGATTGCAGCCTATTTACAAGGGAACGGATTTTTAGTTAGCAACGAAATTCACCCGAGTCGCTCGAAGGCCCTATCCGAAAATATCGAACGGTGTGGAATTAAAAATGCATTAGTCACCAACGAAACTCCCGAACGTTTGGCCGCGCGCTTCCCCACTTTTTTTGATCGAATTCTTGTGGATGCCCCTTGTTCAGGAGAAGGAATGTTTCGCAAGCTAGAGGAAGCTTGCGATGATTGGTCCAATGAAAAAGTCGCACATTGCGCTTTCATGCAGGAAGAGATCTTGGATGCCGCCGCGTTGATGTTAAAGCCCGGAGGAGTAATGGTTTATTCAACTTGTACCTTTTCACCCGAAGAAAACGAAAAAAAGATGGTACAATTTCTGGAGAAACATCCTTCCTTTGTGCTGGAACAATTGCCCCCGCATCATGGAATGGTTGAAGGACGATCCGATTGGGGAGAAGGACCCGAAGAGTTAGGTAAAACCTTACGCTTGTGGCCACATCGACTAAGAGGAGAGGGACACTATGTTGCTCGTCTCCGTAAGGCTGAAGGCCAGGAACACATGCCCGGTAAGATACGTCAACCTAAGGTCGACAAACAGGCAATTAAGTCTTTCGAAGAGTTCCAGACAAGCTATCTAACAAGTGAAATCGTTCAACATGACGGGTTTCTACAGTTTGGAGAGCAGCTTTATCTCCATCCTCTAGGGATGCCTTCCATTGATAAGCTTAAAGTGGTTCGCCCCGGTTGGCACCTAGGAACCGTGAAGAAAGGGAGATTTGAACCTAGCCACGCACTGGCTCTTGGTTTACAGAAAGAACAAGCTCGCCTAACCCATACTTTTCACCCAACAGACATGGATCTTCTAAGATATCTGAGAGGAGAATCCATTATGATCTATACGGAACAGAAGGGTTGGACATTGGTTTGTGTAGAGGAATTTCCTATTGGATGGGGTAAAATCTCAAATGGACAATTGAAAAACCACTATCCCAAGGGTTTAAGATGGGTATAG
- the ltaE gene encoding low-specificity L-threonine aldolase, with amino-acid sequence MDFRSDTVTKPTEEMRRAMAEAVVGDDVYGEDPTVNRLEAIAAEILGKQDALFVTSGTQGNQVAVLTHCRPGDEVILEAESHIFLYEGGASSALAGVQTRPIAGNRGAMDPMAVKKAIRGEDIHYPYSGLICLENTHNKSGGKIVPIENMKAIYEYASEKGVPVHLDGARLFNAAVAAGRPVTDFTQYVDTVQICLSKGLSAPIGSILAGSKSFIKEARKWRKRLGGGLRQVGVIAAPGIIAIQEMVGRLAEDHAHARMLAEGLSAIEGLYVDVQGVDTNIILCDIKGTGLSNEEFLDRLRQAGVLAGPFDDGVIRFVTHREITGEHVQQALVNISKALKS; translated from the coding sequence ATGGACTTTCGCAGCGATACTGTAACCAAACCAACCGAAGAAATGAGACGAGCGATGGCTGAAGCTGTTGTTGGCGATGATGTGTATGGGGAAGATCCTACCGTTAACCGTCTTGAGGCTATTGCGGCCGAAATTCTTGGGAAGCAAGATGCTCTATTTGTAACGAGTGGTACACAAGGAAATCAAGTTGCGGTACTCACTCATTGCCGACCAGGCGATGAAGTCATTCTTGAGGCAGAATCTCATATCTTTCTGTACGAAGGTGGAGCCTCTTCCGCACTAGCAGGGGTTCAAACGAGACCTATAGCCGGTAATCGTGGTGCGATGGATCCTATGGCTGTGAAGAAAGCGATACGTGGCGAAGATATCCATTATCCTTACAGCGGGTTGATTTGTCTAGAGAATACTCATAACAAATCAGGCGGAAAGATTGTTCCCATTGAAAATATGAAGGCTATCTATGAGTATGCTAGTGAAAAAGGAGTGCCTGTACATCTTGACGGTGCTCGTTTATTTAACGCCGCGGTTGCTGCAGGAAGGCCTGTAACTGATTTTACCCAGTATGTAGATACGGTTCAGATATGCCTATCGAAAGGACTATCAGCGCCCATTGGTTCCATCTTAGCGGGAAGTAAATCATTTATCAAAGAAGCAAGAAAGTGGAGAAAACGATTAGGTGGAGGCTTAAGGCAGGTTGGTGTTATTGCGGCACCAGGGATCATTGCGATTCAAGAGATGGTAGGTCGATTAGCAGAAGACCACGCCCATGCTCGTATGCTTGCTGAGGGTTTGAGCGCGATTGAAGGGCTTTATGTTGATGTTCAAGGCGTTGACACGAATATTATTCTCTGTGATATTAAGGGAACTGGGCTTTCGAATGAGGAATTCCTTGATCGTTTAAGACAGGCAGGGGTATTAGCTGGTCCATTCGATGATGGCGTAATCCGTTTTGTCACTCATCGTGAAATTACGGGAGAGCATGTACAACAAGCTTTAGTGAACATCAGTAAAGCTTTGAAATCATAA
- a CDS encoding class I SAM-dependent methyltransferase, whose translation MSFDWHGESASQWNRMSKHWQQNSKEMWEEGSRIKIIPLFIKHLSLDSGTILDAGCGDGYGTRKMARLGYHMIGIDISKDMIEEAKSQQGHLPIQFIQADVVSLPFQDDSFDGVLSINCLEWIQSPLTGLRELKRVLKPGGRLCLGILGPTAAPRQHSYKRLYGEEVICNTMMPWECARLLEENGFRILDQEGVYKKGVQEGQLGSLSLELKQALTFMWLFIVEKQPT comes from the coding sequence ATGAGCTTTGACTGGCATGGGGAGTCTGCTTCGCAGTGGAATCGAATGTCAAAACATTGGCAGCAAAACAGCAAGGAGATGTGGGAAGAAGGCAGCCGAATAAAAATCATTCCTCTATTTATTAAGCACTTGTCATTAGATTCTGGCACAATCCTTGATGCCGGATGCGGAGATGGATATGGTACTAGGAAGATGGCTCGACTTGGCTATCACATGATCGGGATAGATATATCAAAAGACATGATAGAGGAGGCTAAATCACAACAAGGTCATCTTCCTATCCAATTTATCCAAGCCGATGTTGTAAGCCTTCCCTTTCAAGACGATTCCTTTGACGGTGTTCTTTCGATTAACTGTCTGGAATGGATTCAGTCTCCCCTCACCGGCTTAAGAGAACTCAAACGCGTCCTAAAACCCGGCGGGCGGCTCTGTTTAGGAATTCTAGGCCCAACCGCAGCACCACGTCAGCATAGTTACAAGCGTCTCTACGGAGAAGAGGTCATTTGCAATACGATGATGCCTTGGGAGTGTGCCAGATTATTGGAGGAGAATGGATTTCGGATCTTAGATCAAGAAGGAGTCTATAAAAAAGGAGTTCAAGAAGGTCAACTGGGCTCATTATCTTTAGAATTAAAACAAGCACTGACGTTCATGTGGCTCTTCATTGTTGAGAAGCAACCGACATAA
- a CDS encoding sigma-54-dependent Fis family transcriptional regulator translates to MFKVEHLSANTSFINIEPSAPLNTLHNLFLEAQYAIVQNELSYIISANEWESIAQHGFHELTIQDWLLQQQWLPSTSCLIEEIYSTEINWKRPIIVIDHQENVKGVVSAECFITFLLKENRQLEAYFTALSETVNDAVTAVDRDGEVICWNSSAELTYGIRKEDILHRKIGEHFQQESIMLLRILDVGRPVRQIYHQPTPDTHVLINASPILENNQVIGGIATEQDITRIVQLNEELYSSHPVKMEKEEDPFSLFIARGHAMKQAIQLAKKVSKTRTPVLLIGEPGTGKERLAWAIHFAGHRKNEPIIAVHCQAVPPALLEAELFGYQGGAFTGNETLGKPGKLELAANGSLFIEDIHTMELETQGKLLEFLQQQSFVRTGGTEPIQVNVRIMASSDQDLMTLVEQGQFLRELYYQISVLPIEIPSLRHRVEDLPELVHRLLRDLTQQHEKPMLKLDPVVMSVLMSYHWPGNIKELRNVMERCVILAEEDMITVEHLPKNLTPSIDMGNKIEEDPPGDIMLKARVSHQEEVAIIEEALRKTYGNKSAAAKLLGISRGTLYNKMKEYDLI, encoded by the coding sequence ATGTTCAAAGTTGAACATCTTTCCGCTAACACATCTTTCATCAATATAGAGCCCTCGGCTCCATTAAACACCTTACACAACCTATTTCTAGAGGCTCAATACGCCATTGTGCAGAACGAATTATCGTACATTATTTCAGCTAATGAGTGGGAGTCAATCGCCCAACACGGTTTTCATGAGCTGACGATTCAGGATTGGCTTCTCCAACAACAATGGTTACCTTCAACATCTTGTTTGATAGAAGAGATCTACTCCACAGAGATCAATTGGAAAAGACCTATCATCGTAATAGATCATCAGGAAAACGTCAAAGGCGTAGTTTCTGCAGAATGTTTTATCACCTTTTTACTGAAAGAAAACAGGCAACTCGAAGCCTATTTTACGGCGCTTTCGGAGACGGTAAACGATGCCGTAACAGCCGTAGACCGGGATGGCGAAGTAATCTGCTGGAACAGTTCAGCGGAGCTTACTTATGGTATTCGAAAAGAGGATATCCTCCATCGAAAGATTGGTGAACACTTCCAACAGGAATCTATTATGTTATTGCGGATCCTAGATGTTGGTCGACCTGTTCGGCAAATTTACCATCAACCCACGCCTGATACACATGTATTGATCAACGCTTCTCCTATTCTTGAGAACAATCAGGTCATCGGCGGCATTGCAACCGAGCAAGATATTACCCGCATTGTTCAACTTAACGAAGAATTGTATTCCTCCCATCCTGTAAAAATGGAGAAAGAAGAAGATCCATTCTCTTTATTTATAGCTAGGGGACATGCTATGAAGCAGGCTATTCAGCTTGCGAAAAAGGTTTCAAAGACCCGCACGCCAGTCTTATTAATTGGAGAGCCTGGTACTGGGAAAGAAAGGTTGGCTTGGGCCATCCACTTTGCCGGTCACCGGAAGAACGAGCCTATTATTGCTGTTCATTGTCAAGCTGTCCCTCCCGCATTATTAGAGGCTGAGCTCTTTGGTTACCAAGGAGGTGCCTTCACTGGCAATGAAACCCTAGGAAAGCCAGGGAAGCTTGAACTTGCCGCCAACGGTTCCTTATTTATTGAGGACATTCATACAATGGAGTTAGAAACGCAGGGAAAGCTTCTTGAATTCCTCCAACAGCAGAGTTTCGTTCGAACTGGGGGCACTGAACCCATTCAAGTTAACGTGCGCATCATGGCCTCATCTGACCAGGATCTCATGACACTAGTTGAACAAGGACAATTCTTAAGAGAATTATACTATCAAATCAGCGTCCTCCCTATTGAGATCCCATCACTTCGACATCGTGTTGAAGATCTACCTGAGCTAGTCCATCGGTTATTACGCGACCTCACCCAACAACATGAAAAACCGATGCTAAAACTGGATCCTGTGGTGATGTCCGTGCTGATGAGCTATCATTGGCCAGGAAATATTAAAGAATTACGGAACGTGATGGAGCGTTGTGTTATTTTGGCTGAAGAAGACATGATCACGGTAGAACATCTGCCGAAGAACTTGACTCCTTCTATTGATATGGGAAATAAGATAGAAGAAGATCCTCCTGGTGACATCATGTTGAAAGCTCGTGTCTCTCATCAGGAAGAAGTGGCCATTATAGAAGAGGCGCTAAGGAAAACGTATGGAAACAAAAGTGCGGCAGCGAAGCTCCTTGGCATCTCAAGAGGAACTTTGTATAACAAAATGAAAGAATATGACTTAATCTAA